In one window of Campylobacter sp. DNA:
- the carA gene encoding glutamine-hydrolyzing carbamoyl-phosphate synthase small subunit: MNAYIYIENGIYLQAKAFGKGGSAFGELVFNTSATGYEEIISDPSYAGQFIIFTMPEIGIVGINENDKESSKIHASGIFVRNFNNEPSNFRSQMSLEDYFLQNGKFGVYDIDTRFLTKMLRDEGSLRAFVSTEISDKAALKKALSESARIEEINYVSIVSTKAPYKHTSGRWDAERGSYAQPASCGKKIAVIDYGVKRNILNELCDLGLGVEVFPHDVKAEVLIAKFKEGQIDGVFLSNGPGEPRMLKEEIAQIKKMVEARVPIFGICLGHQLLSNAMGYETYKLKFGQHGANHPVQNLRTKSIEITAQNHNYNVPETIAQICEITHRNLFDGTIEGVRYKDYPVFSVQHHPEASAGPTESKYIFKEFLEIL; encoded by the coding sequence ATGAACGCGTATATCTACATAGAAAACGGCATCTACCTGCAAGCTAAGGCGTTCGGCAAAGGCGGCAGCGCATTCGGCGAGCTCGTGTTTAACACCTCCGCCACGGGCTACGAGGAGATCATCTCGGATCCCAGCTACGCGGGGCAGTTTATTATTTTCACTATGCCCGAAATCGGCATCGTAGGCATCAACGAAAACGACAAGGAAAGCTCCAAAATCCACGCCAGCGGAATTTTCGTAAGAAATTTTAACAACGAGCCTTCAAATTTCCGCTCGCAGATGAGCCTAGAAGATTATTTTCTGCAAAACGGAAAATTCGGCGTTTACGACATCGACACTAGATTTTTAACCAAGATGCTGCGCGACGAGGGCAGTCTGCGCGCCTTCGTTTCGACCGAAATCAGCGATAAGGCGGCTCTTAAAAAGGCACTTAGCGAGTCTGCGCGCATAGAGGAGATCAACTACGTAAGCATCGTAAGCACGAAGGCGCCATATAAACACACATCGGGTCGCTGGGATGCCGAGCGCGGAAGCTACGCTCAGCCCGCAAGCTGCGGCAAAAAGATAGCCGTGATCGATTACGGCGTCAAGCGAAACATTCTCAACGAGCTTTGCGATCTGGGGCTCGGCGTCGAGGTTTTCCCGCACGACGTTAAAGCGGAAGTGCTGATCGCCAAATTTAAAGAGGGGCAGATCGACGGCGTGTTTTTATCAAACGGCCCGGGCGAGCCGCGCATGCTCAAAGAGGAGATCGCGCAGATCAAAAAGATGGTCGAAGCGCGCGTGCCGATTTTTGGAATTTGCCTAGGTCATCAGCTGCTAAGCAACGCGATGGGATATGAGACCTACAAGCTGAAATTCGGCCAGCACGGCGCAAACCACCCCGTGCAAAACCTACGCACCAAATCGATCGAGATCACTGCGCAAAACCACAACTACAACGTCCCCGAGACGATCGCGCAGATCTGCGAGATCACGCACCGCAATCTTTTCGACGGTACGATCGAGGGGGTGCGCTACAAAGACTATCCCGTATTTTCGGTGCAGCACCACCCGGAAGCCAGCGCGGGGCCTACCGAGAGCAAATATATCTTCAAAGAATTTCTTGAAATTTTATGA
- the modA gene encoding molybdate ABC transporter substrate-binding protein, producing the protein MKLKAVLLGILTAGALTAGEVSVAAAANTTYAFDEIKAEFAKLYPQTTLNVSLGASGALSTQIKNGAPFDIFMAADMKFADDLHKEGFATAPAKTYAKGKVAMFSVRGVDLSKGLEILKDPSVKTISIANPKTAPYGTASVQAFQKARVYDEIKGKIVEAKSIGEALSQALKASDVGFIAASAMYAPKMAKDGCNGKPCKEGENFVLVGTDLYEPIAQGMVVLNRAKDNAEAKAFYDFILSDKGRAIFAKYGYEF; encoded by the coding sequence ATGAAGTTAAAAGCAGTGCTTTTAGGAATTTTAACCGCAGGCGCGCTAACCGCAGGCGAGGTCAGCGTCGCAGCCGCTGCGAACACGACGTATGCGTTTGACGAGATCAAGGCGGAATTTGCCAAGCTGTATCCGCAAACTACGCTAAACGTGAGCTTGGGTGCGAGCGGTGCGCTTAGCACGCAGATCAAAAACGGCGCGCCGTTTGATATTTTTATGGCGGCGGATATGAAATTTGCAGACGACCTGCATAAAGAGGGCTTTGCGACGGCGCCTGCCAAAACTTACGCCAAAGGCAAAGTGGCGATGTTTAGCGTGCGCGGCGTAGATCTTAGCAAGGGGCTTGAAATTTTAAAAGACCCTAGCGTTAAAACGATTTCCATAGCAAATCCAAAGACCGCTCCTTACGGCACCGCAAGCGTACAGGCCTTCCAAAAAGCGAGAGTTTACGATGAGATTAAAGGCAAAATCGTAGAAGCAAAATCGATCGGCGAGGCACTTTCGCAAGCGCTTAAAGCTTCCGACGTCGGATTTATCGCGGCTAGTGCGATGTATGCGCCTAAGATGGCAAAGGACGGCTGCAACGGCAAGCCTTGCAAAGAGGGCGAAAATTTCGTCTTGGTTGGTACCGACCTCTACGAGCCGATAGCTCAAGGCATGGTCGTGCTAAACCGCGCCAAAGACAATGCCGAAGCCAAGGCGTTTTATGATTTTATCCTAAGCGATAAGGGCAGGGCGATCTTTGCTAAATACGGATACGAGTTTTAA
- the modB gene encoding molybdate ABC transporter permease subunit, translating into MFEILKGLDYTPFLVSLKLASLTTLALFIICVPLAFFMARKNFRGKSVIESIISLPLVLPPSVLGFYLLVFLSPYSVLGEFFDKHFGLRLVFNFSGLVIASCIYSLPFMFSPLVSGFSSLPRSLFWACDSLDKGYFSKLFRVALPAIRHSLLSALVICFAHTMGEFGVVLMIGGSVSEQTKVASIAIYEATETLDFAQAHAYSALMLIFSFAVLLIMHFLGARGAKIKA; encoded by the coding sequence ATGTTTGAAATTCTAAAGGGGCTCGATTACACGCCGTTTCTCGTTTCATTAAAGCTTGCGAGCTTGACGACGCTCGCGTTGTTTATCATCTGCGTGCCGCTCGCGTTTTTTATGGCGAGAAAAAATTTCCGCGGCAAAAGCGTGATCGAATCGATCATTTCGCTTCCTCTGGTGCTTCCGCCCTCGGTGCTAGGCTTTTATCTACTCGTTTTTCTATCGCCGTATTCGGTGCTAGGGGAGTTTTTTGACAAACACTTCGGGCTTCGGCTCGTATTTAATTTCAGCGGGCTAGTGATCGCGAGCTGCATCTACTCGCTGCCGTTTATGTTTTCGCCGCTGGTTTCGGGCTTTAGCTCGCTTCCGCGCTCGCTTTTTTGGGCGTGCGATTCGCTAGACAAGGGCTATTTTTCCAAGCTTTTTCGCGTCGCGTTGCCCGCGATACGCCACTCCCTGCTTAGCGCTTTAGTGATCTGCTTTGCGCATACGATGGGCGAGTTCGGCGTCGTGCTGATGATCGGCGGCAGCGTGAGCGAGCAGACCAAGGTCGCTTCCATCGCGATTTATGAAGCGACTGAGACGCTGGATTTTGCGCAGGCTCACGCGTATTCGGCGCTGATGCTTATTTTTAGCTTTGCAGTGCTTTTGATTATGCATTTTTTGGGTGCGCGCGGAGCGAAAATCAAAGCTTAA
- a CDS encoding adenylosuccinate synthase, which produces MSKVDVVIGAQWGDEGKGKIVDMISVNYDFVCRSSGGHNAGHTIVINGEKFALHLVPSGVLHKNIINIIGNGVVINPDVLITEMAQFENLKGRFFISEKAFLNLQYHSLIDQAREKSKGELAIGTTGKGIGPAYADKIARYGHRMIELLEPERLAEALSRDFASHESVFEKAGVKIPSKIEIYEELKRYKSALEPYIADTTHMLWKALDYDKRVLVEGAQGSLLDIDHGTYPYVTSSTTIAGGACSGLGLAPKDIGTVMGILKAYTTRVGNGAFPTEDKGPQGEAMREIGKEYGTTTGRARRCGWFDGVATKYAVRLSGIDKLALMKLDVLDGFESIKICRAYRYKGEEIDYFPIDLEAAEPVYEQMPGWNSVKGISKFEDLPQNAQNYIRKIEELSGAKVGFISTSPERSDTIIL; this is translated from the coding sequence ATGAGCAAAGTTGACGTAGTCATCGGCGCCCAGTGGGGCGATGAGGGCAAGGGCAAGATCGTAGATATGATAAGCGTGAATTACGATTTCGTATGCCGCAGCAGCGGCGGGCACAACGCGGGCCACACCATCGTCATAAACGGCGAGAAATTTGCGCTGCATCTGGTACCCAGCGGTGTGCTTCACAAAAATATCATCAACATCATCGGAAACGGTGTCGTTATCAATCCCGACGTGCTGATTACCGAGATGGCGCAGTTTGAAAATTTAAAGGGCAGATTTTTCATAAGCGAGAAGGCGTTTTTAAATTTACAGTACCACTCGCTGATCGATCAGGCGCGCGAAAAGAGTAAGGGCGAGCTCGCGATCGGCACTACCGGCAAGGGCATAGGACCTGCGTATGCCGATAAGATCGCGCGCTACGGACACAGAATGATCGAGCTTTTGGAGCCTGAAAGGCTTGCCGAGGCGCTATCGCGGGATTTTGCTTCGCATGAGAGCGTTTTTGAAAAAGCGGGGGTTAAAATTCCTAGCAAGATTGAAATTTACGAGGAGCTAAAGCGCTATAAAAGCGCGCTCGAGCCATACATCGCCGATACCACGCACATGCTGTGGAAAGCGCTTGATTACGATAAGCGCGTGCTCGTAGAGGGCGCGCAAGGAAGCTTGCTTGATATCGATCACGGCACCTATCCTTACGTCACGAGCTCGACGACTATCGCGGGCGGGGCTTGCAGCGGGCTCGGGCTCGCGCCGAAAGATATCGGTACGGTGATGGGAATTTTAAAAGCCTACACCACCCGCGTGGGCAACGGCGCGTTTCCTACCGAGGATAAAGGCCCGCAAGGCGAGGCGATGCGTGAGATTGGCAAAGAGTACGGCACCACGACGGGTAGGGCGCGCCGCTGCGGCTGGTTCGACGGAGTGGCTACGAAATACGCCGTGCGCCTTAGCGGCATCGACAAGCTCGCGCTGATGAAGCTTGATGTATTAGACGGCTTTGAGAGTATTAAAATTTGCCGCGCATATCGCTATAAAGGCGAGGAGATCGATTATTTTCCGATCGATTTGGAAGCAGCCGAGCCGGTTTATGAGCAGATGCCGGGCTGGAATAGCGTCAAGGGAATTTCAAAATTTGAGGATCTGCCGCAAAACGCGCAAAATTATATCCGCAAAATAGAGGAGCTAAGCGGCGCGAAAGTGGGCTTTATCTCTACCAGTCCCGAAAGAAGCGACACGATAATTTTATAA
- a CDS encoding diguanylate cyclase yields MKNKKDFVTERFNAALILGAALLTLVVVCEISFLRTRIATQLDLRTRTAITLLKNTDESLFSELEILKENILSLDARHEAAQSELYADLIRNVVKSSHRFDAIFYLRARGAEQESLAYFSSDARISDLGEIRLADITSELKKDEWVSRYMMMDGAWRYFLIKRVNADSYLLGFANTSRPIARLSSLGDILVFNAEGKFFNAPGSVTDILGQDFDFSRLGEVVSFEDESGLSFAYLAKFGDNFVMARERAGYFLGADDFIVVALAAAILAYLILLISNFTFLKKRVFIPLAAVQNALRQGDYHSKIRDIEALNPLNSVLEISKSIDEVLKSNLRHGDFSLSFKDALKYSSLSVLSIDNVAGTIESASNGARELYGDDVVGRNIFALQAGSFYDHAYQTQRANYVKENYVVTRQETKNGVKDLYVKKSYIRDGSKISTLFVVLDASKYRRFYDETKQKYEYLNHAPIVTLVFDYTSGKIVDASKNIKELWGYEAAQFLSGEIRLWDLLDEKDANEAKNEILNRLADMPAEELSFSQSYKIRHNDNIRYSYEVSIYVKKSAARAAFYFQNIDDDVKAIRGLQEDLDFYRTVIETRNFCTCLIDLDAQTLSFDKNYFKILKYRGKRLNTAMSFGEFSYEIYFADLENFNKMIRECTAGLRSDFSCEFRLRNAANAYTWISMQGYVTEKHGSRSRLVKTTLEDISSRKQTELELNLNANVFSRSLEAILITDESGRVLRANNAFYEITGYSESQTIGKIPNFFAPTEGGADVMERIRKNLVGKQTSYKDEIYGLKRGGGTFPALFTAIAIKDDFSLTSNFILMFTEISQIKQKESELAKIAHHDALTGLPNRVYFMKAAQRFTANSGENSKLMAVLFIDFDGFKAINDTYGHEVGDMFLQAISKAMSGLLRKGDILARLGGDEFGAIIGDLQSKDAAHVLLDRLLGISKIKFNLKGNEISASISVGAAFYDGSEKIDFPGLLSRADRAMYRAKTSGKNRYCIFERAEADESSEEGIAAAIEEGEFFVLYQPIISGAQIYGYELLLRWDRGKRGILAPQDFAQILSEPRFELPISKFAFSKMMEFNAQTGANCSINVSLAVLTNDEFYDFVAHSLRDRANAKGELMFEITDFSEQNFKEFAPARGRYADLGVKFALNSANKSNIPFLNAQPFDVVKIDRELCLDIGKKKNAIRTMVEITGKLKREFGFALGAQGVENALSLRLLNNLKFNYLQGNFIAKALDRREIDAFIARFKDTPKLAAIDKDEFISFLNALDYKELALSFVSRADAGDLSPGEFEGFRAKFGEILNKTQSAGSEKFALNTEIRKQILDILSLDYRALVSFIQGFKTRLNQFISDLEAA; encoded by the coding sequence ATGAAAAACAAAAAAGACTTCGTTACCGAAAGATTTAACGCCGCCTTGATTCTAGGCGCTGCGCTGCTTACGCTTGTAGTAGTTTGTGAGATTAGCTTTTTGCGCACCAGGATCGCTACGCAGCTTGATCTGCGGACGCGCACGGCGATTACTTTACTTAAAAATACCGACGAGTCGCTTTTTAGCGAGCTTGAAATTTTAAAAGAAAATATCCTTTCTTTGGACGCAAGGCACGAGGCTGCGCAAAGCGAGCTTTATGCGGATTTGATCCGCAACGTCGTAAAATCTTCTCATAGATTTGACGCTATTTTTTATCTGCGCGCCCGCGGCGCGGAGCAGGAGAGCTTAGCATATTTTTCATCGGATGCGCGCATTTCGGATCTTGGCGAGATACGGCTTGCGGATATCACAAGTGAGCTAAAAAAGGATGAATGGGTATCGCGCTATATGATGATGGATGGGGCGTGGCGGTATTTTTTAATCAAGCGCGTAAACGCTGATTCATATCTGCTAGGCTTTGCCAACACCTCTAGGCCGATTGCCAGGCTCTCTTCGCTGGGAGATATTTTGGTCTTTAATGCCGAAGGCAAATTCTTTAACGCTCCTGGCAGCGTAACCGATATATTGGGGCAGGATTTTGATTTTTCGCGTCTAGGCGAAGTGGTAAGCTTTGAAGACGAATCTGGGCTAAGCTTTGCCTATCTTGCAAAATTTGGAGATAATTTCGTAATGGCTCGCGAACGAGCCGGCTATTTTTTAGGCGCGGACGATTTTATCGTCGTAGCGCTAGCAGCGGCTATTTTAGCTTATTTAATCCTTCTAATTTCAAATTTTACGTTTTTAAAAAAGCGCGTTTTTATCCCGCTTGCGGCAGTTCAAAACGCGCTGCGCCAAGGGGATTACCACTCCAAAATTCGCGATATAGAAGCGCTAAACCCGCTAAACTCCGTCTTAGAAATTTCTAAATCCATAGATGAGGTTTTGAAGTCTAATTTGCGCCACGGCGATTTTAGCCTCAGCTTTAAAGATGCGCTAAAATATAGTTCCCTTTCGGTGCTTAGCATCGATAATGTAGCAGGCACGATCGAAAGCGCTAGTAATGGCGCGCGCGAGCTTTACGGCGATGACGTCGTAGGACGGAATATATTCGCGCTGCAAGCAGGCTCGTTTTATGATCACGCCTATCAAACCCAGCGCGCAAATTATGTCAAAGAAAACTATGTCGTAACCCGCCAAGAAACCAAAAATGGCGTCAAAGACCTTTATGTAAAAAAATCTTATATCCGCGACGGAAGTAAAATTTCAACCCTTTTTGTGGTGCTGGATGCGTCAAAATATCGCAGATTTTACGATGAGACTAAGCAAAAATATGAGTATTTAAATCACGCGCCTATCGTTACGCTCGTGTTTGACTACACTTCGGGCAAGATTGTAGATGCTAGCAAAAATATAAAAGAGCTTTGGGGCTACGAAGCGGCGCAGTTTTTAAGTGGCGAGATAAGGCTATGGGATTTGCTGGATGAAAAGGATGCGAATGAGGCTAAAAACGAAATTTTAAACCGCTTAGCCGATATGCCCGCAGAAGAGCTAAGCTTTTCTCAAAGCTATAAAATTCGCCACAATGACAATATCCGCTATAGCTACGAAGTGAGCATCTATGTCAAAAAGTCCGCCGCTAGGGCTGCGTTTTATTTTCAAAATATCGATGACGATGTTAAGGCGATCCGCGGCTTGCAGGAGGATTTGGACTTTTACCGCACGGTAATCGAGACTAGAAATTTTTGCACCTGCTTAATCGATCTTGATGCGCAGACGCTATCGTTTGATAAAAATTACTTTAAAATTTTAAAATATCGCGGCAAAAGGCTAAACACTGCGATGAGCTTTGGGGAGTTTAGTTATGAAATTTACTTCGCGGATTTAGAAAATTTCAATAAAATGATCCGCGAATGTACCGCCGGGCTTAGGAGCGATTTTAGCTGCGAATTCCGTCTGCGAAACGCCGCTAATGCCTATACTTGGATCAGTATGCAAGGCTACGTCACCGAAAAGCATGGCTCTCGCTCTCGCCTTGTAAAAACTACGCTCGAAGATATTAGCTCGCGCAAGCAGACGGAGCTGGAGTTAAATTTAAACGCCAACGTCTTTTCGCGCTCGCTAGAGGCAATCTTAATCACAGATGAGAGCGGTCGAGTGCTGCGCGCTAATAACGCCTTTTATGAAATCACCGGCTATAGCGAAAGCCAGACCATCGGCAAAATTCCAAATTTCTTCGCTCCTACGGAGGGCGGAGCAGACGTGATGGAGAGGATTAGAAAAAATCTCGTCGGCAAACAGACCTCTTACAAAGATGAAATTTACGGACTAAAAAGAGGTGGTGGCACCTTTCCTGCGCTATTTACGGCAATTGCGATAAAGGATGATTTTTCGCTTACTTCAAATTTCATCTTGATGTTTACCGAAATTTCGCAGATCAAGCAAAAAGAGAGCGAGCTAGCCAAGATCGCCCATCACGACGCGCTTACCGGGCTTCCGAACAGAGTGTATTTTATGAAGGCTGCGCAGAGATTTACGGCAAACTCGGGCGAAAATTCCAAGCTTATGGCGGTGCTTTTCATCGATTTTGACGGCTTTAAGGCGATCAACGACACCTACGGGCACGAGGTCGGCGATATGTTTTTACAAGCGATCTCAAAGGCGATGAGCGGGCTACTGCGCAAAGGCGATATCTTAGCGCGCCTAGGCGGCGATGAGTTTGGCGCTATCATTGGCGATCTGCAAAGTAAGGATGCCGCGCATGTGCTATTAGATCGTCTGCTTGGAATTTCAAAGATAAAATTTAACCTCAAAGGCAACGAAATTAGCGCAAGCATCAGCGTTGGCGCAGCGTTTTACGACGGCAGCGAAAAGATCGATTTTCCAGGACTTTTATCGCGCGCAGATAGGGCGATGTATCGCGCTAAAACGAGCGGCAAAAACCGCTACTGCATCTTTGAGCGCGCCGAAGCAGATGAATCTAGCGAGGAAGGGATTGCTGCGGCGATCGAAGAGGGGGAGTTTTTTGTGCTCTATCAGCCGATCATTAGCGGAGCGCAGATTTACGGATATGAGCTGCTTTTACGCTGGGATCGCGGAAAGCGCGGAATTCTTGCCCCACAGGATTTTGCGCAGATATTAAGCGAGCCGCGATTTGAGTTGCCGATCTCAAAATTTGCGTTTTCAAAGATGATGGAATTTAACGCTCAAACGGGCGCAAACTGCTCTATAAACGTAAGTTTAGCCGTGCTTACAAACGACGAATTTTACGATTTCGTAGCTCACAGCTTGCGAGACAGAGCTAATGCAAAAGGCGAGTTGATGTTTGAGATAACCGATTTTAGCGAGCAAAATTTTAAGGAATTCGCCCCTGCGCGTGGGCGTTATGCAGATCTTGGGGTTAAATTTGCTCTTAATAGTGCAAATAAAAGCAATATCCCATTCCTGAATGCCCAGCCTTTCGATGTCGTTAAAATCGACCGCGAGCTCTGCCTTGACATAGGCAAGAAAAAAAATGCTATCCGAACGATGGTGGAGATCACAGGCAAGCTAAAGCGGGAGTTTGGTTTTGCTCTCGGCGCTCAAGGGGTCGAAAACGCGCTGTCGCTGCGGCTCTTAAACAATTTGAAATTTAACTATCTTCAGGGAAATTTTATCGCAAAAGCGCTTGATCGCAGAGAGATAGACGCTTTCATTGCGCGCTTTAAAGATACGCCCAAGCTCGCAGCCATCGACAAAGATGAGTTTATCAGCTTTTTAAACGCGCTTGATTACAAAGAGCTTGCTTTAAGCTTCGTTTCGCGCGCTGATGCAGGCGATCTGAGCCCCGGAGAGTTTGAAGGCTTTAGAGCAAAATTCGGCGAAATTTTAAATAAAACTCAAAGCGCGGGCAGCGAAAAATTTGCGCTAAATACAGAAATACGTAAGCAAATTTTAGATATTCTTTCGCTTGATTATCGCGCTTTAGTAAGCTTCATTCAGGGCTTTAAAACGCGGCTGAATCAGTTCATAAGCGATTTGGAGGCAGCATGA
- a CDS encoding ATP phosphoribosyltransferase regulatory subunit, with translation MIDSVSADFDHEIPNGSRLYFGKSAQLKRELENKASEILVKNGFSEILTPYFSYHQHLSVAPQKLLKLSDPTNHELALRADSTVDVVRIVRKRLKDDKLRRLFYVQPTFKYPSDEFYQIGAELIGEKNLPLAIKIAQEFFKEFDLMPALQLSNIEIPKKICEILNLPLEIFEKGKIETLLEQNLPWLDATARATSLKDVQDLRAQVPEELKPCLDEILNLGVDYDNIRVSLLYYSKMRYYDALFFRFLDAGAVYCNGGNYEIDGLKSSGFALLVDALIEKIMQKDEK, from the coding sequence ATGATAGATAGCGTTAGCGCCGATTTCGATCACGAGATACCAAACGGCTCGAGGCTGTATTTCGGAAAGAGCGCGCAGCTCAAGCGTGAGCTGGAAAATAAAGCGAGCGAAATCCTCGTTAAAAACGGCTTTAGCGAAATTTTAACGCCATATTTTTCATATCATCAGCACCTAAGCGTCGCGCCGCAAAAGCTTCTAAAGCTCTCCGATCCCACGAACCACGAGCTTGCGCTTCGCGCAGACAGCACCGTGGACGTCGTGCGCATCGTGCGCAAACGGCTGAAAGACGATAAGCTAAGGAGGCTATTTTATGTGCAGCCTACTTTCAAATACCCAAGTGACGAGTTTTATCAGATCGGCGCGGAGCTAATCGGGGAGAAAAACCTGCCGCTTGCGATCAAAATCGCGCAGGAATTTTTTAAAGAATTTGATCTTATGCCCGCGCTTCAGCTAAGCAATATCGAGATTCCCAAAAAAATTTGCGAAATTTTAAACCTGCCGCTTGAAATTTTTGAAAAGGGCAAGATTGAGACGCTGCTTGAGCAAAATTTGCCTTGGCTGGACGCTACGGCTCGCGCCACGTCGCTAAAGGACGTGCAGGATCTGCGCGCGCAGGTGCCTGAAGAGCTAAAGCCGTGTTTGGATGAAATTTTAAATTTAGGCGTAGATTACGACAATATACGTGTTTCGCTGCTGTATTACTCTAAAATGCGCTATTACGATGCGCTATTTTTTAGATTTTTAGACGCGGGCGCGGTGTATTGTAACGGCGGAAATTACGAGATTGACGGGCTAAAATCCAGCGGCTTTGCGCTGCTAGTAGATGCTTTGATAGAAAAAATTATGCAAAAGGATGAAAAATGA
- a CDS encoding ABC transporter ATP-binding protein has protein sequence MITIDCKKKISDDFSIDARLEINKGSFVCLYGRSGSGKTTLLRILAGFLRADSGSIKDGDRVLQEGNEFLSAGKRRIGFLFQDYALFENMSVTGNLLFARNDPQKAAMLLEILELSEFVKSGVEGLSGGQKQRVALARALMQEPEILLLDEPLSALDFTMREKIQEYLLKIHEQFHQTVILVSHDVSEIYRLCKRVYEMKDGRIVRTGTPEEIFLKTSGSQKFSFAGKIVDLQARDGVKVAVVAIGSQLCEVVLSNAEADGLQVGDEVKAGAKAFNITLRKI, from the coding sequence ATGATAACGATTGATTGTAAGAAAAAAATCAGTGATGATTTCTCGATTGATGCTCGCTTAGAGATTAACAAAGGCTCGTTTGTGTGCCTATATGGGCGCAGCGGCAGCGGTAAGACTACGCTGCTGCGCATTTTGGCTGGATTTTTGCGCGCAGATAGTGGTAGCATAAAAGACGGCGATCGCGTGCTACAAGAAGGCAATGAATTCTTAAGTGCGGGCAAGCGCAGGATCGGCTTTTTGTTTCAAGACTACGCACTTTTTGAGAATATGAGCGTGACGGGCAATCTACTTTTTGCCAGAAACGATCCGCAAAAAGCTGCAATGTTGCTTGAAATTTTAGAGCTTAGCGAGTTTGTAAAATCTGGCGTAGAGGGTCTTAGCGGCGGACAGAAGCAGCGCGTAGCACTTGCCCGCGCACTGATGCAAGAGCCTGAAATTTTGCTACTTGACGAGCCACTTTCGGCGCTTGATTTTACGATGCGCGAAAAAATCCAAGAGTATTTACTAAAGATCCACGAGCAGTTTCATCAGACCGTGATTTTGGTAAGCCACGACGTAAGCGAGATTTATAGGCTTTGCAAGCGGGTTTATGAGATGAAGGACGGCAGGATCGTCCGCACCGGTACGCCGGAGGAAATTTTCCTTAAAACTAGCGGCTCGCAGAAGTTTTCTTTCGCGGGCAAGATTGTTGATTTGCAAGCACGCGACGGGGTCAAAGTGGCTGTCGTAGCGATCGGCAGCCAGCTGTGCGAAGTGGTGCTAAGCAATGCAGAAGCCGATGGCTTGCAAGTAGGCGATGAGGTCAAAGCGGGTGCCAAAGCCTTTAATATCACTTTGCGTAAAATTTAA
- a CDS encoding DUF507 family protein has translation MRIRLPHVPYIAHKIALDLLNSGCVTLSAGIEPVAKEADEIIRADLQKERAIDERANELIDERISELDEMSVNKKDMFWLIKRHIANDENFELNFEDRYGTISHKILETVWKKNLIDYKVSENRLKTIIYNAIDEYLKNYQKIEDAVYEKIDGYKQKLIPGTEEYELVFEKLYEEELRKRGML, from the coding sequence ATGCGAATACGACTACCACACGTGCCATATATCGCGCATAAAATAGCGCTGGATCTGCTAAACTCGGGCTGTGTTACGCTTAGTGCAGGCATAGAGCCCGTCGCCAAGGAAGCAGACGAGATCATAAGAGCCGATCTGCAAAAAGAAAGAGCGATAGATGAGCGCGCGAATGAGCTGATAGATGAGCGCATAAGCGAGCTAGATGAGATGAGCGTGAATAAAAAAGATATGTTTTGGCTCATCAAACGCCACATCGCAAACGACGAGAATTTTGAGCTAAATTTCGAGGATCGCTACGGCACCATATCGCATAAAATTTTAGAAACCGTTTGGAAGAAAAATTTGATCGATTACAAAGTCTCCGAAAACAGGCTGAAGACGATAATTTATAACGCGATCGACGAATATCTTAAAAATTATCAAAAGATTGAGGATGCGGTCTATGAAAAGATCGATGGCTACAAGCAAAAATTGATCCCAGGTACCGAAGAATACGAGCTTGTGTTTGAAAAGCTCTACGAAGAGGAGCTAAGAAAACGGGGCATGCTGTAA